A stretch of the Bacillus licheniformis DSM 13 = ATCC 14580 genome encodes the following:
- a CDS encoding universal stress protein, with protein sequence MYRHILLAADGSKHSERAADHAIHLASMSNEAVVDMIYVLDYARAKHEVLHSENRTELERERRSRLLSIENKLKQAAVPYQMTMQHGDPGPAIVSYANHHDVDIVIIGSRGLNTLQEMVLGSVSHKVAKRVKCPVLIVK encoded by the coding sequence GTGTATAGACATATACTGCTGGCTGCTGACGGTTCCAAGCATTCTGAAAGAGCTGCCGATCATGCGATTCATCTGGCTTCCATGTCAAACGAAGCGGTCGTCGACATGATTTATGTATTGGATTATGCGAGAGCAAAACATGAAGTCCTGCATAGCGAAAACCGTACAGAACTCGAACGCGAACGGCGCAGCAGGCTGCTGTCGATAGAAAATAAATTAAAACAGGCGGCCGTTCCCTATCAAATGACGATGCAGCACGGGGATCCGGGCCCGGCCATTGTATCGTACGCCAACCATCATGATGTTGATATCGTGATTATCGGAAGCAGGGGGCTGAACACTTTGCAGGAAATGGTGCTCGGAAGTGTCAGCCATAAAGTGGCGAAAAGAGTGAAGTGTCCGGTTTTAATCGTAAAATAG
- a CDS encoding spore coat protein: MTTKTLAWHETLELHELIAAQSVGLVKIKKSMKKISDPQLRQLYSVSAKALEQNLRELLPFLPKAPAFQREDERADLYFDAGDLLVLAKTTVRNYAIAITETATPELRRVLVKQINAAIKLHEQVFYFMYQRGLYPAYNLVDLLKGDAMHAQKAISMR, translated from the coding sequence ATGACAACAAAAACATTGGCTTGGCATGAAACGTTGGAGTTGCATGAACTAATCGCGGCACAGTCTGTCGGATTGGTGAAGATCAAGAAAAGCATGAAGAAAATCAGCGACCCTCAGTTAAGACAGCTTTACAGCGTGTCAGCAAAAGCATTGGAGCAAAATTTAAGAGAGCTTCTTCCCTTTTTGCCAAAAGCTCCAGCATTTCAGCGGGAGGATGAACGGGCTGACTTGTATTTTGATGCGGGTGATCTGTTGGTGCTGGCGAAAACGACCGTTCGAAACTATGCGATTGCGATCACGGAAACGGCGACGCCCGAGCTCAGGAGAGTGCTTGTTAAACAAATCAATGCGGCCATTAAGTTGCATGAACAAGTTTTTTATTTTATGTACCAAAGAGGCTTATATCCCGCCTATAACCTCGTCGACCTGCTAAAAGGCGACGCCATGCATGCGCAAAAAGCGATATCGATGAGATAA